The following coding sequences are from one Streptomyces dengpaensis window:
- a CDS encoding TetR family transcriptional regulator, translating to MSQPAKSSRTPATPDAPESAAGSRAAAQRLKMRRELAAAAMELFATKGYEATTVDEIAARAGVARRTFFRHFRSKEEAIFPDHDDTLIRAEAVLNAAPAHEHPLDTVCRGIKEVMKMYAARPEISVSRYKLTREVPTLREAEIASVARYERLFTRYLLGHFDEHAHDDDANDDPLLAEVAASAVVTAHNHVLRRWLRAGGQGDVEAQLDHAFAIVRKAFGTGIGAGREAAPRSAPASSFTEGDVLVTVARVDAPLDQVMRTIEQALKERS from the coding sequence ATGTCCCAGCCCGCCAAGTCCTCACGTACACCAGCCACGCCCGACGCGCCGGAAAGCGCCGCAGGCAGTCGCGCGGCCGCGCAGCGGCTCAAGATGCGCCGAGAACTGGCGGCCGCGGCCATGGAGCTGTTCGCGACCAAGGGCTACGAGGCGACCACCGTCGACGAGATCGCCGCCCGGGCCGGGGTGGCCCGCCGTACCTTCTTCCGCCACTTCCGCTCCAAGGAAGAGGCGATCTTCCCGGACCACGACGACACACTGATCCGGGCGGAGGCGGTGCTCAACGCGGCACCCGCCCATGAGCACCCGCTCGACACCGTGTGCCGTGGCATCAAGGAAGTCATGAAGATGTACGCGGCCCGGCCCGAGATCTCCGTCTCGCGCTACAAGCTGACCCGCGAGGTGCCGACGCTGCGGGAGGCCGAGATCGCCTCGGTGGCCCGGTACGAGCGGCTCTTCACGCGCTATCTCCTGGGCCACTTCGACGAGCACGCGCACGACGACGACGCCAACGACGATCCGCTGCTCGCGGAGGTCGCCGCGTCGGCCGTGGTCACGGCGCACAACCACGTCCTGCGGCGCTGGCTGCGGGCCGGCGGTCAGGGCGACGTGGAGGCCCAGCTGGACCACGCCTTCGCCATCGTCCGCAAGGCGTTCGGCACGGGGATCGGCGCCGGGCGCGAGGCTGCGCCTCGGTCGGCGCCCGCTTCCTCGTTCACGGAGGGGGATGTCCTGGTGACCGTGGCCCGGGTCGATGCGCCCCTGGACCAGGTCATGCGCACCATCGAGCAGGCGCTCAAGGAACGGTCGTAG
- the ccrA gene encoding crotonyl-CoA carboxylase/reductase → MKEILDAIQSQTATSADVAALPLPDSYRAITVHKDETEMFAGLSTRDKDPRKSIHLDDVPVPELGPGEALVAVMASSVNYNSVWTSIFEPLPTFGFLERYGKLSELTKRHDLPYHIIGSDLAGVVLRTGPGVNAWKPGDEVVAHCLSVELESSDGHNDTMLDPEQRIWGFETNFGGLAEIALVKSNQLMPKPDHLSWEEAAAPGLVNSTAYRQLVSRNGAGMKQGDNVLIWGASGGLGSYATQFALAGGANPICVVSSPQKAEICRAMGAEAIIDRNAEDYKFWKDEHTQDPKEWKRFGKRIRELTGGEDVDIVFEHPGRETFGASVYVTRKGGTIVTCASTSGYNHEYDNRYLWMSLKRIIGSHFANYREAWEANRLIAKGKIHPTLSRVYSLEETGQAAYDVHRNLHQGKVGVLALAPREGLGVRDEEKRAQHIDAINRFRNI, encoded by the coding sequence GTGAAGGAAATCCTGGACGCGATTCAGTCGCAGACGGCCACGTCTGCCGACGTCGCCGCTCTGCCGCTCCCCGACTCGTACCGCGCGATCACCGTGCACAAGGACGAGACGGAGATGTTCGCCGGGCTCAGCACCCGCGACAAGGACCCCCGCAAGTCGATCCACCTGGACGACGTGCCGGTGCCGGAACTCGGCCCTGGCGAGGCCCTGGTGGCCGTCATGGCCTCCTCCGTGAACTACAACTCGGTCTGGACCTCGATCTTCGAGCCGCTGCCGACCTTCGGCTTCCTGGAGCGTTACGGCAAGCTCAGCGAGCTCACCAAGCGCCACGACCTGCCGTACCACATCATCGGCTCCGACCTCGCGGGCGTCGTCCTGCGCACCGGCCCCGGCGTCAACGCCTGGAAGCCCGGTGACGAGGTCGTCGCGCACTGCCTGTCCGTCGAGCTGGAGTCCTCCGACGGGCACAACGACACGATGCTCGACCCCGAGCAGCGCATCTGGGGCTTCGAGACGAACTTCGGCGGCCTCGCCGAGATCGCGCTCGTCAAGTCCAACCAGCTGATGCCGAAGCCGGATCACCTGAGCTGGGAGGAGGCCGCCGCTCCGGGTCTGGTCAACTCGACCGCGTACCGGCAGCTCGTGTCCCGCAACGGCGCCGGCATGAAGCAGGGCGACAACGTGCTCATCTGGGGCGCGAGCGGCGGACTCGGCTCGTACGCCACGCAGTTCGCGCTCGCCGGCGGCGCCAACCCGATCTGTGTCGTCAGCAGCCCGCAGAAGGCGGAGATCTGCCGGGCGATGGGCGCCGAGGCGATCATCGACCGCAACGCCGAGGACTACAAGTTCTGGAAGGACGAGCACACCCAGGACCCGAAGGAGTGGAAGCGCTTCGGCAAGCGCATCCGCGAGCTGACCGGCGGCGAGGACGTCGACATCGTCTTCGAGCACCCGGGCCGCGAGACCTTCGGCGCCTCCGTGTACGTCACCCGCAAGGGCGGCACGATCGTCACCTGCGCCTCGACCTCGGGCTACAACCACGAGTACGACAACCGCTACCTGTGGATGTCCCTGAAGCGCATCATCGGCTCGCACTTCGCCAACTACCGCGAGGCCTGGGAGGCCAACCGGCTCATCGCGAAGGGCAAGATCCACCCGACGCTCTCCAGGGTGTACTCCCTGGAGGAGACCGGTCAGGCCGCCTACGACGTGCACCGCAACCTTCACCAGGGCAAGGTCGGCGTGCTCGCGCTGGCGCCCCGCGAGGGCCTGGGCGTGCGCGACGAGGAGAAGCGCGCCCAGCACATCGACGCCATCAACCGCTTCCGGAACATCTGA
- a CDS encoding HpcH/HpaI aldolase/citrate lyase family protein codes for MTAHPSPTTTLPDGRSATGSSDSINRLRPRRSCLAVPGSNPRFLEKAQGLPADQVFLDLEDACAPLAKPEARHTIVKFLNEGDWTGKTRVVRVNDWTTEWTYRDVVTVVEGAGQNLDCIMLPKVQDAQQIVALDLLLTQIEKTMGFEVGKIGIEAQIENAKGLVNVDDIAAASPRVETIIFGPADFMASINMKSLVVGEQPPGYPADAYHYILMRILMAARTHNLQAIDGPYLQIRNQEGYREVAQRAAALGFDGKWVLHPDQVAAANEIFSPSQEDFDHAELILDAYEYYTSEAGGKKGSAMLGDEMIDEASRKMALVISGKGRAAGMQRTSTFEAPEA; via the coding sequence ATGACCGCCCACCCGTCGCCCACCACCACCCTGCCTGACGGTCGCTCCGCGACCGGCTCCTCTGATTCGATCAACCGTCTGCGTCCGCGTCGCTCCTGCCTCGCGGTTCCGGGCAGCAACCCCCGCTTCCTGGAGAAGGCCCAGGGCCTCCCCGCGGACCAGGTCTTCCTCGACCTCGAGGACGCGTGTGCCCCGCTCGCCAAGCCCGAGGCGCGGCACACCATCGTCAAGTTCCTCAACGAGGGCGACTGGACTGGCAAGACGCGGGTCGTGCGCGTCAACGACTGGACGACCGAGTGGACGTACCGCGATGTCGTGACGGTGGTCGAGGGCGCGGGCCAGAACCTCGACTGCATCATGCTGCCGAAGGTGCAGGACGCCCAGCAGATCGTGGCGCTCGACCTGTTGCTGACGCAGATCGAGAAGACGATGGGCTTCGAGGTCGGCAAGATCGGTATTGAGGCGCAGATCGAGAACGCGAAGGGTCTGGTCAATGTCGACGACATTGCCGCTGCCTCGCCGCGTGTAGAGACCATCATCTTCGGCCCGGCCGACTTCATGGCGTCGATCAACATGAAGTCGCTCGTCGTCGGCGAGCAGCCCCCGGGCTACCCGGCGGACGCGTACCACTACATCCTGATGCGCATCCTGATGGCCGCCCGTACGCACAACCTCCAGGCGATCGACGGCCCCTACCTCCAGATCCGCAACCAGGAGGGCTACCGCGAGGTCGCCCAGCGCGCCGCCGCCCTCGGCTTCGACGGCAAGTGGGTGCTGCACCCGGACCAGGTCGCCGCGGCCAACGAGATCTTCTCGCCCTCCCAGGAGGACTTCGACCACGCCGAGCTGATCCTGGACGCGTACGAGTACTACACGTCCGAGGCCGGCGGCAAGAAGGGCTCCGCGATGCTCGGCGACGAGATGATCGACGAGGCCAGCCGCAAGATGGCGCTGGTCATCTCGGGCAAGGGCCGGGCCGCCGGCATGCAGCGCACCAGCACGTTCGAAGCCCCGGAGGCCTGA
- a CDS encoding MaoC family dehydratase, with the protein MQFGRTYEEFEVGAVYKHWPGKTVTEYDDHLFCLLTMNHHPLHMDVNYAENTTDFGKNVVVGNYIYSLLLGMSVPDVSGKAIANLEIESLRHVAPTFHGDTIYGETTVLDKTPSKSKNDRGIVYVETRGYKQDGTLVCVFRRKVMVPTETYIKERGGEQPGRPELNAPSGKTEK; encoded by the coding sequence ATGCAGTTCGGACGCACGTACGAAGAGTTCGAGGTCGGCGCGGTCTACAAGCACTGGCCCGGAAAGACGGTCACGGAGTACGACGACCACCTCTTCTGTCTCCTGACGATGAACCACCACCCGCTCCACATGGACGTCAACTACGCCGAGAACACGACGGACTTCGGCAAGAACGTCGTCGTCGGGAACTACATCTACTCGCTCCTGCTCGGCATGTCGGTCCCGGACGTCTCGGGCAAGGCGATCGCCAACCTGGAGATCGAGTCGCTGCGGCACGTGGCGCCGACCTTCCACGGCGACACGATCTACGGCGAGACGACGGTCCTCGACAAGACGCCCTCGAAGTCGAAGAACGACCGCGGGATCGTCTACGTCGAGACCAGGGGCTACAAGCAGGACGGCACGCTGGTCTGCGTGTTCCGCCGCAAGGTGATGGTCCCCACCGAGACGTACATCAAGGAGCGCGGCGGCGAGCAGCCCGGCCGCCCGGAACTGAACGCCCCTTCGGGAAAGACGGAGAAGTAG
- a CDS encoding acyl-CoA dehydrogenase family protein, whose product MARLAQTAGLTDIQQEILSTVRDFVDKEIIPVATELEHRDEYPQQIVDGLKELGLFGLMIPEEYGGLGESLLTYALCVEEIARGWMSVSGIINTHFIVAYMLKQHGTQEQKDYFLPRMALGEVRGAFSMSEPGLGSDVSAITSKAVKDGDQYVLNGQKMWLTNGGSSTLVAVLVRSDEGHPEGTAPHKSMTTFLVEKEPGFGEVRPGLTIPGKIDKMGYKGVDTTELIMDGLRIPANRVLGGTTGRGFYQMMDGVEVGRVNVAARGCGVAQRAFELGVSYAQQRHTFGKPIAQHQAIQFKLAEMATKVEAAHAMMVNAARKKDSGERNDLEAGMAKYLASEYCKEVVEDAFRIHGGYGFSKEYEIERLYREAPMLLIGEGTAEIQKMIIGRRLLEEYRLQG is encoded by the coding sequence ATGGCGCGACTCGCCCAGACCGCCGGTCTGACCGACATCCAGCAGGAGATCCTCTCCACCGTCCGCGACTTCGTGGACAAGGAGATCATCCCGGTCGCGACCGAGCTGGAGCACCGCGACGAGTACCCGCAGCAGATCGTCGACGGGCTGAAGGAACTGGGCCTCTTCGGCCTGATGATTCCGGAGGAGTACGGGGGCCTGGGCGAGTCGCTCCTCACCTACGCGCTCTGCGTCGAGGAGATCGCCCGCGGCTGGATGTCGGTCTCCGGCATCATCAACACCCACTTCATCGTGGCGTACATGCTCAAGCAGCACGGCACGCAGGAACAGAAGGACTACTTCCTGCCGCGCATGGCGCTCGGCGAGGTGCGGGGCGCGTTCTCGATGTCGGAGCCGGGCCTTGGCTCGGATGTGTCGGCGATCACGTCGAAGGCGGTCAAGGACGGCGACCAGTACGTCCTGAACGGTCAGAAGATGTGGCTGACGAACGGCGGCTCTTCGACTCTGGTGGCCGTTCTCGTCCGAAGCGACGAAGGACACCCCGAGGGGACCGCGCCCCACAAGTCGATGACGACCTTCCTGGTCGAGAAGGAGCCCGGCTTCGGAGAGGTCCGCCCCGGCCTCACCATCCCCGGGAAGATCGACAAGATGGGCTACAAGGGCGTCGACACGACCGAGCTCATCATGGACGGACTGCGCATTCCGGCCAATCGGGTGCTGGGCGGGACCACCGGCCGGGGATTTTACCAAATGATGGACGGAGTCGAGGTCGGCCGCGTGAATGTAGCGGCCCGTGGCTGCGGCGTCGCCCAGCGTGCGTTCGAGCTGGGCGTCTCCTATGCCCAGCAACGTCACACTTTCGGCAAGCCGATCGCCCAGCACCAGGCCATCCAGTTCAAGCTTGCCGAGATGGCTACCAAGGTCGAGGCCGCCCATGCCATGATGGTCAACGCTGCACGCAAAAAGGACTCCGGGGAGCGAAACGACCTCGAAGCGGGCATGGCGAAGTACCTCGCCTCCGAATACTGCAAGGAGGTCGTGGAGGATGCCTTCCGGATCCACGGCGGCTACGGCTTCTCCAAGGAGTACGAGATCGAGCGCCTCTACCGCGAGGCTCCGATGCTGTTGATCGGAGAGGGGACCGCCGAAATCCAGAAAATGATCATCGGGCGCAGGTTGCTCGAAGAGTATCGACTCCAGGGCTAG
- a CDS encoding phosphatidylserine decarboxylase has translation MPHSQTSAPRGRVRLARGASPWLFPTVATAALSLVRARRSGAAKAVAVPATALAAGMLWFFRDPEREIARGRVISPADGVVQSIMPWKDGRTRVAIFMSPLNVHVNRAPLSGTVTSVEHIPGGFVPAFNKESENNERVVWHFDTELGDIEMIQIAGAVARRIVPYIPQGTKVEQGERIGLIRFGSRVDIYLPEGVEVDVEVGQKTVAGVTRIDRD, from the coding sequence ATGCCCCACAGCCAAACCTCTGCACCTCGCGGCCGGGTCCGCCTCGCGCGCGGAGCATCGCCGTGGCTTTTCCCGACCGTTGCCACCGCAGCACTCAGCCTGGTCCGCGCGCGCCGCTCCGGCGCCGCCAAGGCCGTGGCCGTACCCGCCACCGCGCTCGCGGCAGGCATGCTGTGGTTCTTCCGCGACCCCGAGCGCGAGATCGCCCGGGGCCGGGTCATCTCGCCCGCCGACGGTGTGGTGCAGAGCATCATGCCGTGGAAGGACGGACGCACTCGCGTCGCGATCTTCATGAGCCCGTTGAACGTCCATGTCAACCGTGCGCCGCTTTCCGGCACGGTGACGTCGGTCGAGCACATCCCCGGTGGGTTCGTGCCGGCGTTCAACAAGGAGAGCGAGAACAACGAGCGGGTCGTCTGGCACTTCGACACCGAGCTCGGCGACATCGAGATGATCCAGATCGCCGGCGCGGTCGCCCGTCGCATCGTCCCGTACATCCCCCAGGGCACCAAGGTCGAGCAGGGCGAGCGGATCGGTCTGATCCGCTTCGGCTCGCGCGTCGACATCTACCTCCCCGAGGGTGTCGAGGTCGACGTGGAGGTCGGTCAGAAGACCGTGGCTGGGGTGACTCGAATTGACCGTGATTGA
- the pssA gene encoding CDP-diacylglycerol--serine O-phosphatidyltransferase, protein MPLSLRLSIADTLTLGNATCGFMAVYFTTTGILIPHLTGSQETGMARHSAATAVILMLCAAVFDLFDGLVARKLRSSPMGAELDNLSDLISFGLAPAYFVLVYGMVADDAHQRVAAVGAIVVLLAVVLRLARFSCVTVKDGTFQGMPSPFGALTVVSIVLLELPFPATLMAILGTAWLMVSRVEYPKPRGRLAVAMLSWIVLSMGLLAAWAFDAPSGMLLLQTGCALQLVMGAVIPLFATARKVNNFRDNRREARAAQLP, encoded by the coding sequence ATGCCCCTCTCTCTCCGCCTCTCGATAGCGGACACCCTCACCCTCGGCAACGCCACGTGCGGCTTCATGGCGGTGTACTTCACCACCACCGGCATTCTGATCCCGCACCTCACCGGCAGCCAGGAGACGGGCATGGCGCGGCACAGCGCCGCCACGGCCGTCATCCTCATGCTCTGCGCGGCGGTCTTCGACCTCTTCGACGGTCTGGTCGCCCGCAAGCTGCGCTCCTCCCCCATGGGCGCGGAGCTGGACAACCTGTCGGACCTGATCAGCTTCGGTCTGGCGCCGGCGTACTTCGTCCTCGTCTACGGCATGGTCGCGGACGACGCGCATCAGCGGGTGGCGGCGGTGGGGGCCATCGTGGTCCTGCTGGCCGTGGTGCTGAGACTGGCGCGCTTCTCCTGCGTCACGGTCAAGGACGGCACGTTCCAGGGCATGCCGTCGCCGTTCGGGGCGCTGACGGTGGTCTCCATCGTGCTGCTGGAGCTTCCCTTCCCGGCCACCCTGATGGCGATCCTCGGCACGGCCTGGCTGATGGTGAGCCGGGTCGAGTACCCCAAGCCGCGAGGGCGCCTCGCCGTGGCGATGCTCTCCTGGATCGTGCTCAGCATGGGGCTGCTGGCGGCGTGGGCCTTCGACGCCCCGAGCGGCATGCTGCTCCTGCAGACCGGTTGCGCGCTGCAGCTGGTCATGGGTGCGGTCATTCCCCTCTTCGCCACGGCCCGGAAGGTGAACAACTTCCGGGACAACCGTCGCGAGGCCCGCGCGGCGCAGCTGCCCTAA
- a CDS encoding ABC transporter substrate-binding protein, with translation MRTTQTARLAAGALAVLLALAGCSSKAKDGDDDKQAAGGVKTGDGVSGKTINLGVLTDMTGVYATLGKSVTQAQQLYVKQANAQGGVCGYKLALTVRDHGYDPQKAVSGYTELEPKVLGFTQFIGSPFVAAVKQRVDGQDKGLVLPQAWSATLLGSPYIRVIGSTYDIETINAIDFLMQEKGLKKGDKIGHVYFEGDYGENALTGSTYMAKQSGLTVVEQKIKPTDNDMTGQVAALKQAGVKAIVISAGPRQAASLVGVAAAGKFNVPIIGNNSAFSPQLLATQAGPALTANYYVASPSLPIGADTPEAKKLVEDYQAAYPKDSLDNGVVAGWTAVSAFGEALKKACEAKDLTREGVDKALLTIDAFDVGFGITQDFSDPKAPSSKQSVILQPDKNAVGGMKVVREAAASSAAEGYTPGA, from the coding sequence ATGAGGACGACACAGACGGCCAGGCTGGCCGCGGGGGCGCTTGCCGTACTGCTCGCGCTGGCCGGCTGCAGTTCCAAGGCCAAGGACGGCGACGACGACAAGCAGGCGGCCGGCGGGGTGAAGACCGGCGACGGGGTCTCCGGCAAGACGATCAACCTCGGGGTGCTCACCGACATGACCGGCGTCTACGCGACCCTCGGCAAGAGCGTCACCCAGGCCCAGCAGCTCTACGTGAAGCAGGCCAACGCGCAGGGCGGCGTCTGCGGCTACAAGCTCGCGCTCACGGTGCGCGACCACGGCTACGACCCGCAGAAGGCCGTCTCCGGGTACACGGAGCTGGAGCCGAAGGTCCTGGGCTTCACGCAGTTCATCGGCTCGCCCTTCGTGGCCGCGGTCAAACAGCGCGTCGACGGCCAGGACAAGGGTCTCGTCCTGCCGCAGGCCTGGTCGGCCACCCTGCTGGGCAGCCCGTACATCCGGGTCATCGGCTCGACGTACGACATCGAGACCATCAACGCGATCGACTTCCTGATGCAGGAGAAGGGCCTCAAGAAGGGCGACAAGATCGGCCATGTGTACTTCGAGGGGGACTACGGCGAGAACGCGCTGACCGGATCGACGTACATGGCGAAGCAGTCGGGGCTCACGGTCGTCGAGCAGAAGATCAAACCGACGGACAACGACATGACCGGCCAGGTCGCCGCGCTGAAGCAGGCGGGGGTCAAGGCGATCGTGATCAGCGCGGGCCCGCGTCAGGCCGCCTCACTCGTCGGTGTCGCGGCGGCCGGCAAGTTCAATGTGCCGATCATCGGCAACAACTCGGCCTTCTCCCCGCAGCTGCTCGCCACCCAGGCGGGCCCCGCCCTGACGGCGAACTACTACGTGGCCTCGCCCTCGCTGCCGATCGGGGCCGACACCCCGGAGGCGAAGAAGCTTGTCGAGGACTACCAGGCCGCCTATCCCAAGGACTCCCTGGACAACGGCGTGGTGGCCGGCTGGACCGCGGTCTCCGCGTTCGGCGAGGCCCTGAAGAAGGCGTGTGAGGCCAAGGACCTCACACGTGAGGGCGTCGACAAGGCCCTGCTGACCATCGACGCCTTCGACGTGGGCTTCGGCATCACCCAGGACTTCAGCGACCCGAAGGCGCCGTCCTCCAAGCAGAGCGTCATCCTGCAGCCGGACAAGAACGCTGTGGGCGGCATGAAGGTCGTCCGCGAGGCCGCGGCCTCGTCCGCCGCCGAGGGCTACACCCCCGGAGCCTGA
- a CDS encoding branched-chain amino acid ABC transporter permease, whose amino-acid sequence MSEVLTREEASGAPRPARGPALRLPGSRAYGWTAGGVLLLALPFYLDRFWLQAGLFAMAAAIGAIGINLLTGATGQLSMGHAFFLAVGAYGYCVFAADGGDGLTGLGLPTWLAAVLAVALSGLAGGLFSPIAGRLRGAYLGIATLALIFIGQHVLFNARDLTGGFNGRDVPSFSVFGLTFDDRELVVAAVPFGSAEKLWYAGLVLLLGCGLFARGVLRGRPGRAMNAIRDHRIAAGVIGVPVARYRAAVFVLSSTYAGLAGVLLALVFQRTVPDYFGIALSLEYLAMIVIGGLGSVAGAVVGAAFVSLLPQLLTHYSDALPLVSDPGTGGVAPGEASRYLYGAAVVAVVLFLPGGLVRVAAARRRVRPSEGAPPGAAPGSIPGSTPGEER is encoded by the coding sequence GTGTCTGAGGTCCTCACCCGCGAAGAGGCGAGCGGCGCGCCCCGGCCCGCTCGCGGCCCCGCCCTGCGGCTGCCCGGCTCCCGGGCGTACGGGTGGACCGCCGGCGGCGTCCTGCTGCTCGCCCTGCCCTTCTACCTCGACCGCTTCTGGCTCCAGGCCGGCCTGTTCGCGATGGCCGCGGCCATCGGCGCGATCGGCATCAACCTGCTCACCGGCGCGACCGGGCAGCTCTCCATGGGGCACGCCTTCTTCCTCGCGGTCGGCGCGTACGGCTACTGCGTGTTCGCCGCCGACGGAGGCGACGGCCTGACCGGCCTGGGGCTGCCGACCTGGCTCGCGGCCGTGCTCGCAGTCGCCCTCTCCGGGCTCGCCGGAGGCCTGTTCAGCCCGATCGCGGGGCGGCTGCGCGGCGCCTACCTCGGCATCGCCACGCTCGCCCTGATTTTCATCGGGCAACACGTGCTGTTCAACGCGCGCGATCTCACGGGCGGCTTCAACGGCCGTGACGTACCGTCGTTCAGCGTCTTCGGCCTCACCTTCGACGACCGTGAACTCGTCGTCGCCGCCGTGCCGTTCGGATCCGCCGAGAAGCTCTGGTACGCGGGTCTGGTACTGCTCCTCGGCTGCGGGCTCTTCGCCCGCGGGGTGCTGCGCGGTCGCCCCGGCCGCGCCATGAACGCGATCCGCGACCACCGGATCGCGGCCGGAGTGATCGGCGTGCCCGTCGCCCGCTACCGCGCCGCCGTCTTCGTGCTCTCCTCGACGTACGCGGGCCTGGCCGGGGTGCTGCTGGCCCTGGTCTTCCAGCGGACGGTGCCCGACTACTTCGGGATCGCCCTCTCGCTGGAGTACCTCGCCATGATCGTGATCGGCGGGCTCGGCTCGGTCGCCGGGGCGGTGGTCGGGGCCGCGTTCGTCTCCCTGCTGCCGCAGCTGCTGACCCACTACAGCGACGCGCTGCCCCTCGTCTCGGACCCCGGAACGGGCGGGGTCGCACCGGGCGAGGCATCCCGGTATCTCTACGGCGCCGCCGTCGTGGCGGTGGTGCTCTTCCTGCCGGGCGGCCTGGTCAGGGTGGCCGCCGCCCGGCGTCGCGTCAGGCCCAGCGAAGGGGCTCCTCCGGGGGCCGCTCCAGGGTCCATTCCAGGGTCCACTCCAGGGGAGGAACGATGA
- a CDS encoding branched-chain amino acid ABC transporter permease produces the protein MSTFAELLLNGVSLGSVYALIALGFVVIFRATEVVNFAHASLLLAGGYVTATLHDDIGFWPALLAGVAGAALVGAAVEFLVMRRYRGSDHSVLAIVTIGVDILLTTELTRRLGTDVLALGDPWGDAVLTVGPVSLAHTRIAAFVAAALLITVFLLAFRYTSWGVAMRAAAESPETAALMGVRLGRVSLGAWAVAGGLAAVAALFLTVFPTPGLERATSLAALKAFPAAILGGLDSTTGALVGGLLVGVTESLATGYQSDLTFLGRGLGDLAPYLVMVAILLIRPAGLFGTKELARV, from the coding sequence ATGAGCACCTTCGCCGAACTCCTGCTCAACGGCGTCTCGTTGGGCTCCGTCTACGCCCTCATCGCCCTCGGCTTCGTCGTCATCTTCCGGGCCACCGAGGTCGTCAACTTCGCCCACGCCTCGCTGCTTCTCGCGGGCGGCTACGTCACCGCGACCCTCCACGACGACATCGGCTTCTGGCCCGCCCTGCTCGCCGGTGTCGCGGGCGCCGCGCTGGTGGGGGCCGCCGTGGAGTTCTTGGTGATGCGCCGCTATCGCGGCTCCGACCACAGTGTCCTCGCCATCGTCACCATCGGCGTCGACATCCTGCTCACCACCGAGCTGACCCGCCGCCTCGGTACGGACGTCCTGGCGCTGGGCGATCCGTGGGGCGACGCCGTGCTCACCGTCGGGCCGGTCTCCCTCGCGCACACCCGGATCGCGGCCTTCGTCGCCGCGGCCCTGCTCATCACGGTCTTCCTGCTGGCCTTCCGGTACACGTCCTGGGGCGTGGCGATGCGCGCGGCCGCGGAGAGCCCGGAGACCGCGGCTCTGATGGGCGTGCGGCTCGGCCGGGTGTCGCTCGGGGCCTGGGCGGTGGCCGGGGGACTCGCCGCCGTCGCCGCGCTGTTCCTGACCGTCTTCCCGACACCCGGCCTGGAACGGGCCACGTCGCTCGCCGCGCTGAAGGCGTTCCCCGCGGCGATCCTCGGGGGCCTCGACTCGACGACGGGCGCGCTGGTCGGCGGCCTTCTCGTCGGCGTCACCGAGTCCCTGGCGACCGGCTACCAGAGCGACCTCACCTTCCTCGGGCGCGGCCTCGGCGACCTCGCGCCCTACCTGGTCATGGTCGCGATCCTGCTCATCCGGCCCGCCGGGCTGTTCGGCACGAAGGAGCTCGCCCGTGTCTGA
- a CDS encoding ABC transporter ATP-binding protein, giving the protein MTVRFAGLTALDGVSFTVRPGTVHALIGPNGAGKSTCFNVLSGVCRPAAGSVRFGDQELTGLPPHRIAELGVARIFQNLALPPHATVEDCLLLGRHRLTRTGFLAAGLRLPTAAREERRHRERVREIAAFVGLERHLDRPAGSLPYGQQKLAELARALCMEPRILLLDEPVAGMTADERRRTAAVVAGVRDSLGISIVLVEHDMGVVMRLADAVTVLDFGRLIADGAPGDVQNDPAVVRAYLGERTDGEGTVS; this is encoded by the coding sequence GTGACGGTCCGCTTCGCCGGGCTGACCGCGCTGGACGGGGTCAGCTTCACCGTGCGTCCGGGCACCGTGCACGCTCTCATCGGACCCAACGGCGCGGGAAAGTCCACGTGCTTCAACGTGCTGTCCGGTGTCTGCCGGCCCGCTGCCGGCAGCGTCCGCTTCGGCGACCAGGAGCTGACCGGCCTGCCGCCCCACCGCATCGCGGAGCTTGGCGTCGCCCGTATCTTCCAGAACCTCGCCCTGCCCCCGCACGCCACCGTCGAGGACTGCCTGCTGCTCGGCCGCCATCGGCTGACCCGTACCGGTTTCCTCGCCGCGGGACTGCGGCTGCCCACGGCGGCACGCGAGGAGCGGCGGCACCGCGAACGCGTCCGCGAGATCGCCGCGTTCGTGGGCCTGGAGCGCCACCTCGACCGGCCCGCGGGGTCGCTCCCGTACGGGCAGCAGAAACTCGCCGAACTCGCCCGGGCCCTGTGCATGGAGCCGCGGATCCTGCTCCTCGACGAACCCGTCGCGGGCATGACCGCCGACGAACGGCGCCGTACCGCCGCGGTCGTCGCCGGGGTCCGCGACAGCCTCGGCATCTCGATCGTCCTGGTGGAACACGACATGGGGGTGGTGATGCGGCTCGCGGACGCGGTGACCGTACTGGACTTCGGGCGCCTGATCGCCGACGGCGCCCCCGGCGACGTACAGAACGATCCCGCGGTGGTGCGTGCCTACCTGGGTGAGCGCACGGACGGAGAGGGGACCGTTTCATGA